In Fluviispira sanaruensis, a genomic segment contains:
- a CDS encoding PAS domain-containing hybrid sensor histidine kinase/response regulator: MLLRKSIENYVKNNSLNSYVTISVLFFLFAIISTSFYYFNKSFNSRYYADLLNERKSIIFLKEIKSKIDIYNAIHSSSEVNNSKEKILILDKKSIESFLQNENCSYLNSKISNSNIVISKNEIENYSKNVSKCINYINKINGENEIKFKESSRNIYYIEIVLIFIFFSLLVSFVMYGYFITNTVDKLIKNKLLFSKIDLTVANSQNISNAIEKIMKIIAVRMGFDMGIYWEIFDNKLVFKEIYTRNVELKDFFQEKKLNLTERKIIENIYDGENNIKSEENNIGKILFNKFSIKRRVLIPISFDGMNYGLYEYFGKKNSGLLQDAKLNLYKKISYYLGRIFFKNSSSVELSETRNLLEQLRFALDEAAIVAITDTNGTIKYVNDKFCEISGYSREELIGFNHRKINSGFHSKVFFKDLWSTILTGKVWHAEVKNKRKNGLFYWVDSTIVPIFDAENRIIQFIAIRFDITQKKEMEEVLFKAKDDAENTARSKGWFISTMSHEIRTPLNIILGMVNLLGDEIKSGKSKEYFDIINLTGKNLITILNDILDFSKIDDHKLELEKISFNIIDTIQECVSMFGIKAQEKNLIFKTDLDEKAPKWILGDPVRVKQVLINLLSNAIKFTERGSIIVQLRYLEEGKNSFVIKISVIDTGIGLKPDSLNKIFFSFSQAEGSTNRKYGGTGLGLAICKGISKAMGGDIFVKSSYGKGSTFSFAFKAKSGDPNQIVQKEQSIDTAMAIKFPLNILVADDSVNNQFVMCKFLEKLGYSPDIANNGKEVLKIVDSKEYDVIFMDCYMPELNGFETTQILYQTYQKKSLPWIIALTANVSLEDQNKCKETGMHDFIGKPFNMERIIDSLNRLISNKKFKDKFEENYYIALDKEKILNHFSGDWQILARYIELFFVYFPKMLSSIEEAIEKNEAKNLEISAHKLKGNVGSFFVNEITAELKKLEEMGNKGDLTAAHELFNKVKSKLNALLLVLKNFLETKH, translated from the coding sequence ATGCTTTTAAGAAAATCCATAGAAAATTATGTAAAAAATAATTCTTTGAATTCGTATGTTACTATATCCGTGCTTTTTTTCCTTTTTGCAATTATTTCAACTTCATTTTATTATTTTAACAAGTCATTTAATTCAAGATACTATGCGGACTTGCTAAATGAAAGAAAATCTATTATTTTTTTGAAGGAAATTAAATCGAAAATAGATATTTATAATGCAATTCATTCTAGTTCAGAAGTAAATAATAGTAAAGAAAAAATTCTCATATTAGATAAAAAATCAATAGAATCTTTTTTACAAAACGAGAACTGCTCTTATTTGAATTCAAAAATTTCAAATTCTAATATTGTAATTAGTAAAAATGAAATAGAAAATTATAGTAAAAATGTATCAAAATGTATTAATTATATTAATAAAATTAATGGTGAAAATGAAATTAAATTTAAGGAAAGTTCTCGAAATATATACTACATAGAAATTGTGCTTATTTTTATTTTTTTCTCATTACTTGTATCATTTGTAATGTATGGTTATTTTATAACAAATACTGTTGATAAATTAATAAAAAACAAGCTTTTATTTTCAAAAATTGACCTTACGGTAGCAAACTCTCAAAATATAAGTAATGCTATTGAAAAAATTATGAAGATTATAGCTGTTCGCATGGGTTTTGATATGGGTATATATTGGGAAATATTTGATAATAAGCTTGTTTTTAAAGAAATTTATACAAGGAACGTTGAGTTAAAAGATTTTTTTCAAGAAAAAAAATTGAATTTAACAGAAAGGAAAATAATTGAGAATATATACGATGGGGAAAATAATATCAAAAGCGAAGAAAATAATATTGGAAAAATTCTCTTTAATAAATTCTCTATTAAAAGAAGGGTTTTAATTCCTATTTCTTTTGATGGAATGAATTATGGATTATATGAGTATTTTGGGAAAAAAAACTCAGGACTACTTCAGGACGCTAAGCTGAACTTATACAAGAAAATATCTTATTATTTAGGACGAATATTTTTTAAAAATAGTTCTTCTGTAGAGTTAAGTGAAACAAGAAATTTGTTGGAACAGCTGAGGTTTGCACTAGATGAAGCAGCTATTGTGGCAATAACAGATACAAATGGCACTATAAAATATGTCAACGATAAATTCTGTGAAATATCTGGATATTCACGCGAAGAGCTGATTGGTTTTAATCATAGAAAAATCAACTCAGGTTTTCATTCTAAAGTGTTTTTTAAAGATCTCTGGTCGACTATTTTAACAGGTAAAGTGTGGCACGCAGAAGTAAAAAACAAAAGAAAAAATGGATTATTTTATTGGGTAGATTCGACAATTGTCCCCATTTTTGATGCAGAAAATAGAATTATTCAATTTATTGCAATAAGATTTGATATCACACAAAAAAAGGAAATGGAAGAAGTTCTGTTTAAAGCAAAAGATGATGCTGAAAATACTGCGCGGTCAAAAGGTTGGTTTATATCAACTATGAGTCATGAAATAAGAACACCTTTAAATATAATTCTCGGCATGGTTAATTTATTAGGAGATGAAATAAAGTCGGGAAAATCTAAAGAATATTTTGATATTATCAATCTTACGGGTAAAAATTTAATAACAATTTTAAATGATATTTTAGATTTTTCAAAAATTGATGATCATAAACTAGAACTCGAAAAAATTTCTTTCAATATAATTGATACTATTCAAGAATGCGTGTCGATGTTTGGAATAAAAGCTCAGGAAAAGAATTTAATTTTTAAGACAGATCTTGATGAAAAAGCTCCAAAATGGATTTTAGGAGATCCCGTTAGAGTTAAACAAGTTCTCATAAATTTATTAAGTAATGCGATTAAATTCACAGAAAGAGGTTCAATAATTGTACAATTAAGATATCTTGAAGAGGGCAAAAACTCTTTTGTAATTAAAATTTCTGTGATTGATACCGGAATTGGTCTGAAACCTGATTCGCTCAATAAGATTTTCTTTTCCTTTTCACAAGCTGAAGGTTCGACTAACCGAAAATATGGGGGAACGGGATTGGGGCTCGCTATTTGTAAAGGGATTAGCAAGGCAATGGGAGGAGATATTTTTGTTAAATCTTCCTATGGCAAGGGGTCAACTTTTTCATTTGCTTTTAAAGCAAAGTCTGGAGATCCTAATCAAATAGTACAAAAAGAACAATCGATTGATACTGCGATGGCGATTAAGTTTCCACTAAATATATTAGTTGCAGATGACAGTGTGAATAATCAATTTGTGATGTGCAAATTTTTAGAAAAGTTAGGCTACTCTCCAGACATTGCAAATAATGGGAAAGAAGTTTTAAAAATTGTAGATTCAAAAGAATATGATGTGATTTTTATGGATTGCTATATGCCAGAACTAAATGGTTTTGAAACCACACAAATTCTTTATCAAACGTATCAGAAAAAGAGTTTGCCTTGGATCATTGCCTTAACTGCAAATGTAAGTCTCGAAGATCAGAATAAATGCAAAGAAACTGGAATGCATGATTTTATCGGCAAGCCATTTAATATGGAAAGAATAATTGATTCATTAAATCGTCTAATATCTAATAAGAAATTTAAAGATAAGTTTGAAGAAAATTACTATATTGCTCTAGATAAGGAAAAAATATTGAATCATTTTTCAGGTGATTGGCAGATTTTAGCAAGATATATAGAGTTATTTTTTGTCTATTTTCCAAAAATGCTTAGTTCGATAGAAGAAGCAATTGAAAAAAATGAAGCTAAAAATCTAGAAATTTCAGCTCATAAGTTAAAAGGAAATGTAGGGAGTTTCTTCGTAAATGAGATCACGGCGGAATTAAAAAAGCTTGAGGAAATGGGTAATAAAGGCGACTTAACAGCAGCTCATGAGCTTTTTAATAAAGTTAAGAGTAAATTAAATGCACTCTTGCTTGTGTTAAAAAATTTTTTAGAAACAAAACATTAA
- a CDS encoding response regulator → MQNSNKLKNILIIDDSELDAFFIEEGLKNKNFKCIILDKTDLAMHTIEDKLIDIILLDILMPNSDGNVILKKIREKYNKFELPVIMITSLNDHKNLDKSIKLGANDYITKPFHIDIAVARINNQIILSDLYKENLQKKEIETINSMIITYNHEINNSLTIALLALNRIENKLNEDDLQIFSKAKNALKRIEDTLKKINEIENKGIAWEVYAQDMRNKILK, encoded by the coding sequence ATGCAAAATTCAAATAAATTAAAAAATATTTTGATTATTGATGACAGTGAATTAGATGCTTTTTTTATTGAAGAGGGATTAAAGAATAAAAATTTTAAATGTATAATACTAGACAAAACTGATTTAGCTATGCACACCATTGAAGATAAATTAATTGACATTATTTTATTAGATATACTTATGCCAAATTCTGATGGGAATGTGATTTTAAAGAAAATTAGAGAGAAATATAATAAATTTGAGTTACCAGTTATAATGATTACATCGTTAAATGATCATAAAAATTTGGATAAATCAATAAAACTAGGAGCGAATGATTATATAACAAAGCCTTTTCATATTGATATAGCTGTTGCAAGGATTAATAACCAAATTATTTTGAGTGATTTATATAAAGAAAATCTACAAAAGAAAGAAATTGAAACGATAAACTCAATGATAATAACTTATAATCATGAGATAAACAATTCGCTTACAATTGCATTGCTTGCTTTAAATCGTATAGAAAATAAATTAAATGAAGATGATTTACAGATATTTTCTAAGGCTAAAAATGCTCTTAAAAGAATTGAAGATACTTTGAAAAAAATTAATGAAATTGAAAACAAGGGAATTGCTTGGGAAGTCTATGCGCAGGATATGAGAAATAAAATTTTAAAATAA
- the dnaE gene encoding DNA polymerase III subunit alpha, whose translation MQPEEFVHLHIHSEYSLLDGSIKVKKLVKELSKRGVKAAALTDHDAMHGVLEFYLSCQAEKINGIIGYEINVECIYLENKKQVSHLILLAENDEGYANLIKLCTIANTTGKNNVYTDSTSVTFADIERHSKGLICLTSCMKGELSAHILNNDEKSAQFYLDKLIQIFGKENLFVELIDNGITEQKELIPKLAQLAKNNEINIVASADVHYINKRDKETHMSLLAIKHKLQKSDVRGIPSSIDFHLPTFEEMQLKFSAYPDALLNTKKIADRCQVKIDTKSIFMPDYRQRENETSDDCLVRLSRSGLEARKSAVAHWMGQSFNEDVWDEYKKRLEYELSVILKMKFSGYFLIVQDFINWAKEQKIPVGPGRGSAAGSIVTYSLRITNIDPIRFNLLFERFLNPDRISMPDIDTDFCQDRRGDVLNYVYQKYGNRAVSQIVTFGRMMAKNALKNLARINGWFFHESNEFAKLIPESPGITLEQAIKEEVKIQERLDSDERARNLWESALEVEGTLSSLGIHAAGVIISDRALDERCPLLETDGQLLTQFENKYAEKIGLIKFDFLGLKTLTVIDNAVKLTQKRHNIEIDIDSIELEDPKVYEMISTAHVTGIFQLESNGMRKLIANLKPTCFTDIIAVLALFRPGPLGSGMVDDFVKRKHGETQVEYPFSELEPILSDTYGVIVYQEQVQKIAAVLANYSLGEADLLRRAMGKKDKNEMERQKSRFVSGATENGHDPQKAADLFDLMAKFAEYGFNKSHTAAYGWVTYQTAWLKTYYPTEFMTAIMTCDLDNTDKIVGYVRDCKRMKIAIRPPCVNYSRFEFSIPGDKIIQFGLGAVKGLGSGIINMIVEEREKNGIFATVPEFIARLDARKLNKKVMESLIKAGAFDAIASNRAELMANSDTWLKTIAKEAEREESTSFDIFAMFTEESPAIKAKVSGENNNPKIENNKKNQSDFVFLPNILPTKVRSENCPTKIANTLLPIQIKPTRPWTFYEQLAHEFATLGFYMSGHPADLIRADLKEISEISLDQAILYLDPDEVPDYKRKTVKVAGIVTLNLEKKNKDGNAFLVLKLEDGYGELEVTLFSKQYAALTESVKIGDALVVECKIKKGIEDGTVKGIVQSIDRVSNKRIELVKRIILATEENFIKNKENLQKLIQILITNKGKTPLYMDISIPNHKLRLKAKMGNHYVTPTDNFILDIENAWPGLVRVERVYHYQIAE comes from the coding sequence GTGCAGCCAGAAGAATTTGTCCACCTCCATATCCATTCCGAGTACTCCCTTCTTGACGGCTCCATAAAAGTCAAAAAATTAGTAAAAGAGCTTTCTAAAAGAGGGGTAAAAGCGGCTGCACTCACGGACCATGATGCTATGCATGGTGTGCTTGAATTCTATCTCTCTTGTCAGGCAGAAAAAATAAATGGCATTATTGGCTATGAAATAAATGTTGAGTGCATTTATCTTGAAAATAAGAAGCAAGTTTCTCATTTAATTTTACTTGCTGAAAATGATGAAGGTTACGCAAATCTAATCAAGCTATGCACAATTGCGAATACAACAGGAAAAAATAATGTATATACGGACTCTACATCTGTTACTTTCGCAGATATAGAACGCCACTCAAAGGGATTAATTTGTTTAACAAGCTGTATGAAAGGTGAACTTTCTGCGCATATATTAAATAATGACGAAAAGAGTGCGCAATTTTATCTCGATAAATTGATTCAGATATTCGGAAAAGAAAATCTTTTTGTAGAACTAATTGACAATGGAATCACAGAACAAAAAGAACTGATTCCAAAACTCGCTCAATTAGCAAAAAATAATGAAATCAATATCGTTGCATCTGCAGATGTGCATTATATTAATAAAAGAGATAAAGAAACCCATATGTCTTTGCTTGCAATTAAACATAAATTGCAAAAATCGGATGTAAGAGGCATTCCAAGTTCTATAGATTTTCATTTGCCAACATTTGAAGAGATGCAATTAAAATTCTCTGCTTATCCCGATGCTCTTCTAAATACCAAAAAAATAGCGGATAGATGTCAGGTTAAAATCGACACAAAAAGTATATTTATGCCTGATTATCGGCAAAGAGAAAATGAAACCTCCGATGACTGCCTTGTCCGACTTTCACGCTCAGGCCTTGAAGCACGCAAAAGCGCAGTTGCCCATTGGATGGGTCAATCTTTTAATGAAGATGTTTGGGATGAATATAAAAAACGCCTCGAATATGAACTCTCTGTGATCTTAAAAATGAAATTTTCGGGCTATTTCTTAATCGTGCAAGACTTTATCAATTGGGCAAAAGAACAAAAAATACCTGTTGGACCTGGACGAGGTTCTGCCGCCGGCAGTATTGTTACTTATTCTTTGCGCATCACAAATATCGATCCCATCCGCTTTAATCTCTTATTTGAACGCTTTTTAAATCCAGACCGTATTTCGATGCCCGATATTGACACGGACTTTTGCCAAGATAGACGTGGAGATGTTCTTAATTATGTCTATCAAAAATATGGCAATCGAGCCGTCTCCCAAATAGTTACATTTGGACGAATGATGGCTAAAAATGCGCTCAAAAATCTTGCGCGGATCAATGGCTGGTTTTTTCATGAGAGCAACGAATTTGCCAAATTGATTCCTGAGTCCCCTGGCATCACTCTCGAACAAGCCATTAAAGAAGAAGTTAAAATTCAAGAAAGACTTGATTCCGATGAACGCGCAAGGAATTTATGGGAAAGCGCTCTTGAAGTGGAAGGCACCCTCAGTTCTCTTGGGATACATGCCGCTGGAGTAATTATATCTGATCGCGCTCTCGATGAACGTTGCCCTTTGCTTGAAACAGATGGACAACTTCTGACTCAATTTGAAAATAAATATGCCGAAAAAATTGGTCTCATAAAATTTGACTTTTTAGGATTAAAAACTCTTACAGTTATAGATAATGCTGTAAAGCTAACTCAAAAAAGACATAATATAGAAATTGATATCGACAGTATTGAACTCGAAGATCCTAAAGTTTACGAAATGATTTCGACGGCCCATGTGACAGGAATCTTTCAGCTTGAGTCCAATGGTATGCGTAAACTCATTGCTAACTTAAAGCCGACCTGTTTCACAGATATCATTGCGGTTCTTGCCCTCTTTCGCCCTGGGCCTTTGGGTTCTGGCATGGTTGACGATTTTGTCAAACGCAAACATGGTGAAACGCAAGTTGAGTACCCATTTTCTGAACTTGAACCCATTTTAAGTGACACTTATGGAGTCATCGTTTATCAAGAACAGGTGCAAAAAATCGCCGCAGTTTTGGCTAATTATTCACTTGGTGAAGCTGACTTATTAAGACGCGCCATGGGTAAAAAAGATAAAAATGAAATGGAGCGACAAAAGAGTCGTTTTGTCTCAGGTGCAACAGAAAATGGCCACGATCCACAAAAAGCCGCCGATCTCTTTGACCTCATGGCAAAATTTGCTGAATATGGCTTTAATAAAAGTCACACCGCAGCCTATGGCTGGGTAACATACCAAACTGCATGGCTAAAAACATATTACCCAACAGAATTTATGACCGCAATTATGACGTGTGACTTAGATAACACCGACAAAATTGTTGGTTACGTTCGTGATTGTAAGAGAATGAAAATTGCCATTCGTCCTCCTTGTGTCAATTATTCACGTTTCGAATTTAGCATTCCAGGTGATAAAATAATTCAATTTGGCTTAGGCGCTGTTAAAGGACTCGGCTCTGGCATAATCAATATGATCGTCGAAGAACGCGAAAAAAATGGTATCTTTGCCACTGTCCCAGAATTTATTGCCCGCTTAGATGCAAGAAAATTAAATAAAAAAGTAATGGAAAGCCTTATTAAGGCAGGCGCATTTGACGCAATTGCCAGCAATCGAGCCGAGCTTATGGCCAACTCAGATACATGGCTCAAGACTATTGCAAAAGAAGCTGAGCGTGAAGAAAGTACCAGTTTTGATATATTTGCTATGTTTACAGAAGAGTCGCCAGCGATAAAAGCAAAAGTATCAGGAGAAAATAATAATCCTAAAATAGAAAATAATAAGAAAAACCAAAGCGACTTTGTATTTCTCCCCAATATTCTTCCAACAAAAGTGCGATCGGAAAATTGTCCGACAAAAATAGCGAATACACTCTTGCCTATTCAAATAAAACCAACGCGCCCATGGACATTTTATGAGCAATTGGCCCATGAATTTGCCACCCTTGGGTTTTATATGTCAGGTCATCCAGCAGATCTTATTCGCGCCGATCTAAAAGAGATCTCAGAAATTTCTCTAGATCAAGCCATTCTTTATTTAGATCCAGATGAAGTTCCTGACTATAAAAGAAAAACAGTTAAAGTTGCCGGCATTGTTACTTTAAATCTAGAGAAAAAAAATAAAGACGGCAATGCTTTTTTAGTTCTCAAATTAGAAGATGGCTATGGTGAACTTGAAGTGACATTATTCAGCAAACAATATGCTGCACTCACTGAGTCGGTTAAAATAGGCGATGCACTCGTTGTAGAATGTAAAATCAAAAAAGGTATTGAGGATGGTACAGTTAAAGGTATTGTCCAAAGCATTGATCGCGTTTCCAACAAACGAATTGAACTTGTAAAAAGAATTATTCTTGCTACTGAAGAAAACTTTATTAAGAACAAGGAAAACTTACAAAAGCTTATTCAAATTCTTATAACAAATAAAGGTAAAACACCTCTATATATGGATATCTCTATACCAAATCATAAGCTCAGATTAAAAGCAAAAATGGGAAATCACTACGTCACACCAACAGATAATTTTATTTTAGATATTGAAAACGCTTGGCCTGGATTAGTACGAGTCGAACGGGTTTATCACTATCAGATAGCGGAATAG